A stretch of the Streptomyces sp. NBC_00078 genome encodes the following:
- a CDS encoding GMC oxidoreductase, translating into MSQDTYDYDVIVVGSGFGGSVTALRLTEKGYRVGVLEAGRRFTRETLPQNSWDLRNYLWAPRLNMYGIQRIHLLGNVMVLAGAGVGGGSLNYANTLYVPPKPFFDDPQWRDITDWHEELKPYYDQAQRMLGVRLNPTMTPSDVHLKAAAERMGVGDTFHMAPVGVFFGDGKDAQGTAKARPGEQVNDPYFGGAGPARNACTECGECMTGCRHGAKNTLNENYLYLAEKAGAVVHPMTTVVSVTDDSQGGYAIATLPTDEKKNSEGRTFKARRVVLAAGTYGTQTLLHRMKAGGQLPYISGRLGELTRTNSEALVGAQTDNRRYRRATGAAKVDFTQGVAITSSIHPDENTHIEPVRYGKGSNSMGGLSILQVPYAEGSSRVLAWLRNAARHPLLVLRSLSNHHWSERTIIGLVMQSLDNSLTTYLKPDGVGKGLLTARQGHGAPNPKQIRAASEGALAIAADINGFAGSNVGELMGTPLTAHFLGGCPIGSSRETGVIDPYHRLYGHPGISVVDGAAVSANLGVNPSLTITAQAERAMSYWPNKGEEDPRPEQGAAYERLKPVEPNTPAVPADAFGALKLPFLGMPAMPKK; encoded by the coding sequence GTGTCACAGGACACCTACGACTACGACGTCATCGTCGTCGGCTCGGGCTTCGGCGGCTCCGTCACCGCCCTTCGCCTCACCGAGAAGGGCTACCGCGTAGGTGTCCTGGAAGCCGGCCGCCGGTTCACCCGCGAAACCCTCCCCCAGAACTCCTGGGACCTCAGGAACTACCTCTGGGCCCCCCGGCTCAACATGTACGGCATCCAGCGCATCCACCTGCTGGGCAACGTCATGGTCCTGGCCGGCGCCGGCGTCGGAGGCGGCTCCCTCAACTACGCCAACACCCTCTACGTGCCGCCGAAGCCGTTCTTCGACGACCCGCAGTGGCGGGACATCACGGACTGGCACGAGGAGTTGAAGCCGTACTACGACCAGGCACAGCGCATGCTCGGTGTGCGGCTCAATCCGACGATGACCCCGTCCGACGTGCACCTGAAGGCGGCCGCCGAGCGGATGGGCGTCGGCGACACCTTCCACATGGCGCCGGTCGGTGTCTTCTTCGGAGACGGCAAGGACGCTCAGGGCACGGCGAAGGCCCGCCCCGGCGAGCAGGTGAACGACCCCTACTTCGGCGGCGCGGGCCCGGCCCGCAACGCGTGCACCGAGTGCGGCGAGTGCATGACGGGCTGCCGTCACGGCGCGAAGAACACCCTCAACGAGAACTACCTGTACCTCGCCGAGAAGGCCGGCGCGGTGGTGCACCCGATGACCACGGTCGTGTCGGTCACGGACGACTCCCAGGGCGGCTACGCGATCGCCACCCTCCCCACGGACGAGAAGAAGAACTCCGAGGGCCGCACCTTCAAGGCCCGGCGCGTGGTGCTGGCAGCCGGCACCTACGGCACCCAGACCCTCCTGCACCGGATGAAGGCGGGCGGCCAACTCCCGTACATTTCCGGCAGGTTGGGTGAACTCACCCGCACCAACTCCGAGGCACTGGTCGGCGCGCAGACGGACAACCGCCGGTACCGCAGGGCGACGGGCGCGGCGAAGGTCGACTTCACCCAGGGTGTCGCGATCACCTCGTCCATCCACCCCGACGAGAACACCCACATCGAGCCGGTCCGCTACGGCAAGGGCTCCAACTCGATGGGTGGCCTGTCCATCCTCCAAGTGCCGTACGCGGAGGGCTCGTCGCGGGTGCTGGCCTGGCTGCGGAACGCGGCCCGCCACCCCCTCCTCGTCCTGCGCTCCCTCTCCAATCACCACTGGTCGGAGCGGACCATCATCGGCCTGGTGATGCAGTCGCTGGACAACTCCCTGACGACGTACCTGAAACCGGACGGAGTGGGCAAGGGCCTGCTCACCGCCCGGCAGGGCCACGGCGCCCCCAACCCCAAGCAGATCAGGGCCGCTTCGGAGGGCGCCTTGGCGATCGCCGCCGACATCAACGGCTTCGCGGGCTCGAACGTCGGCGAACTCATGGGCACCCCTCTCACCGCCCACTTCCTCGGCGGCTGCCCGATCGGCTCCTCGCGCGAGACCGGCGTGATCGACCCGTACCACCGTCTCTACGGCCACCCCGGCATCTCGGTCGTCGACGGCGCCGCGGTCTCCGCCAACCTGGGGGTGAACCCGTCCCTCACCATCACCGCCCAGGCCGAGCGCGCGATGTCGTACTGGCCCAACAAGGGCGAGGAGGACCCGCGTCCGGAGCAGGGGGCGGCGTACGAGCGCCTGAAGCCGGTGGAGCCGAACACCCCGGCCGTACCTGCGGACGCCTTCGGCGCGCTGAAGCTGCCCTTCCTGGGAATGCCGGCCATGCCGAAGAAGTAG
- a CDS encoding LAETG motif-containing sortase-dependent surface protein yields MKLRRVMATAAATAVIAPLALLSAPAAFATDETPSTSTSSPAAADTTPAADQTTPAAEDSTPAADASTPAADESTPGGDESSASASASPSPSESTPGGAELCVDENGDSTAELSSNLKSGLSGLPDTIVAGSGWTGFSFNVTNHGDETIKDIKPLIGVAAVGWEDAQDYSGEIKVQVFDKSSKSWRTIADAAGEGGTFTAFSLGAGQSVSYQLRLSVSGKVPDSLGLTGGLAEYADDKGCWVADDPNGWVYFFDILAAGSDAGNPNDAKPQTGGVKDLSDVNDVAATGSLAETGSSSALPMIGLTGGLAVALGAGAVFVVRRRKAGTHA; encoded by the coding sequence ATGAAGCTTCGTCGTGTGATGGCCACTGCGGCCGCGACGGCTGTCATAGCGCCCCTCGCCCTGCTCTCGGCTCCGGCGGCGTTCGCCACGGACGAGACTCCCAGCACGTCGACGAGCAGCCCCGCCGCCGCCGACACCACTCCCGCCGCGGACCAGACCACCCCAGCGGCCGAGGACAGCACCCCCGCGGCGGACGCGAGCACCCCCGCGGCCGACGAGAGCACTCCGGGCGGGGACGAGAGCAGCGCAAGCGCGTCTGCCTCGCCGAGCCCCAGCGAGAGCACCCCTGGTGGCGCCGAGCTCTGCGTCGACGAGAACGGCGACAGCACCGCCGAGCTCAGCTCCAACCTGAAGAGCGGCCTGTCCGGCCTGCCCGACACGATCGTCGCCGGCAGCGGCTGGACCGGGTTCTCCTTCAATGTCACCAACCACGGCGACGAGACGATCAAGGACATCAAGCCCCTGATCGGCGTCGCCGCCGTCGGCTGGGAGGACGCGCAGGACTACTCCGGCGAGATCAAGGTCCAGGTCTTCGACAAGTCCTCCAAGTCCTGGCGGACGATCGCGGACGCCGCGGGCGAGGGCGGCACGTTCACCGCGTTCTCGCTCGGTGCCGGCCAGTCGGTCTCCTACCAGCTGCGCCTCAGTGTCAGCGGCAAGGTGCCGGACTCCCTCGGGCTGACCGGCGGTCTCGCCGAGTACGCGGACGACAAGGGCTGCTGGGTCGCCGACGACCCGAACGGCTGGGTCTACTTCTTCGACATCCTGGCCGCCGGCTCCGACGCCGGAAACCCGAACGACGCCAAGCCGCAGACCGGCGGCGTGAAGGACCTCTCGGACGTGAACGACGTGGCCGCCACCGGCAGCCTCGCCGAGACCGGCTCCAGTTCCGCGCTGCCGATGATCGGCCTCACGGGCGGTCTCGCGGTCGCCCTGGGTGCCGGTGCGGTGTTCGTGGTGCGTCGGCGCAAGGCCGGCACGCACGCGTAA
- a CDS encoding chorismate mutase: MTATTPEQTIADARERIDALDDRILGLIQERVAVSAVVQETRISSGGRRVNLSRENEILGRYRDALGKPGTALAMTLLELSRGRI; encoded by the coding sequence ATGACCGCCACCACGCCCGAGCAGACCATCGCCGACGCCCGGGAGCGCATCGACGCCCTCGACGACCGGATCCTCGGCCTGATCCAGGAACGGGTCGCCGTGTCCGCCGTGGTCCAGGAGACACGGATCTCGTCCGGCGGCCGGCGCGTGAACCTGTCCCGAGAGAACGAGATCCTCGGCCGCTACAGGGACGCGCTGGGCAAGCCGGGCACGGCGCTGGCGATGACGCTGCTCGAACTGTCCCGCGGGCGGATCTGA
- the guaA gene encoding glutamine-hydrolyzing GMP synthase — MSSATPAAAAPDTVLVVDFGAQYAQLIARRVREARVYSEIVPSTMPVAEMLAKNPAAIILSGGPSSVYAEGAPRLDRAIFEAGVPVFGMCYGFQLMATTLGGTVDNTGAREYGRTALHVSKSGSTLFEGTPDEQSVWMSHGDACSAAPEGFVVSASTDVVPVAAFENDEKKLYGVQYHPEVMHSTHGQQVLEHFLYRGAGLTPSWTTGNVIEEQVAAIREQVGDRRAICGLSGGVDSAVAAALVQKAIGSQLTCVYVDHGLMRKGETEQVEKDFVAATGVQLKVVDAEERFLGALKGVSDPEEKRKIIGREFIRVFEQAQAEIIADAGPAVEFLVQGTLYPDVVESGGGTGTANIKSHHNVGGLPEDLEFQLIEPLRKLFKDEVRMVGQELGLPDEIVQRQPFPGPGLGIRIVGEVTKERLDLLREADAIAREELTAAGLDRDIWQCPVVLLADVRSVGVQGDGRTYGHPIVLRPVSSEDAMTADWSRLPYDVLAKISTRITNEVADVNRVVLDVTSKPPGTIEWE, encoded by the coding sequence GTGTCATCAGCGACCCCCGCTGCAGCCGCTCCCGACACCGTCCTGGTCGTCGACTTCGGCGCGCAGTACGCCCAGCTCATCGCCCGCCGCGTCCGCGAGGCCCGGGTCTACAGCGAGATCGTGCCGAGCACCATGCCGGTCGCGGAGATGCTCGCCAAGAACCCGGCGGCGATCATCCTCTCCGGCGGCCCCTCGTCGGTCTACGCGGAGGGCGCCCCGCGCCTCGACCGCGCGATCTTCGAGGCCGGCGTCCCCGTCTTCGGCATGTGCTACGGCTTCCAGCTGATGGCCACGACCCTCGGCGGCACGGTCGACAACACCGGCGCCCGCGAGTACGGCCGTACGGCTCTGCACGTCTCCAAGTCGGGCTCCACGCTCTTCGAGGGCACCCCGGACGAGCAGTCGGTGTGGATGTCGCACGGCGACGCCTGCTCCGCCGCCCCCGAAGGCTTCGTCGTCTCGGCGTCCACGGACGTCGTCCCGGTCGCCGCCTTCGAGAACGACGAGAAGAAGCTGTACGGCGTCCAGTACCACCCCGAGGTCATGCACTCGACGCACGGCCAGCAGGTGCTGGAGCACTTCCTGTACCGGGGTGCCGGGCTCACGCCGTCCTGGACCACCGGGAACGTCATCGAGGAGCAGGTCGCGGCCATCCGCGAGCAGGTCGGCGACCGGCGCGCCATCTGCGGTCTGTCCGGCGGCGTCGACTCCGCCGTGGCCGCCGCCCTCGTCCAGAAGGCCATCGGCTCCCAGCTGACCTGCGTGTACGTCGACCACGGCCTGATGCGCAAGGGCGAGACCGAGCAGGTCGAGAAGGACTTCGTGGCCGCGACCGGCGTACAGCTGAAGGTCGTGGACGCCGAGGAGCGCTTCCTCGGCGCGCTGAAGGGCGTCTCCGACCCCGAGGAGAAGCGCAAGATCATCGGACGCGAGTTCATCCGGGTCTTCGAGCAGGCGCAGGCCGAGATCATCGCGGACGCCGGTCCGGCGGTGGAGTTCCTGGTCCAGGGCACGCTCTACCCGGACGTGGTCGAGTCCGGCGGCGGCACCGGCACCGCCAACATCAAGTCCCACCACAATGTCGGCGGGCTGCCGGAAGACCTCGAGTTCCAGCTCATCGAGCCGCTGCGCAAGCTCTTCAAGGACGAGGTCCGGATGGTCGGCCAGGAACTCGGGCTCCCGGACGAGATCGTCCAGCGCCAGCCGTTCCCCGGCCCGGGCCTCGGCATCCGCATCGTCGGCGAGGTCACGAAGGAGCGTCTCGACCTCCTGCGCGAAGCCGACGCCATCGCCCGCGAGGAACTGACCGCGGCCGGCCTCGACCGCGACATCTGGCAGTGCCCCGTGGTCCTGCTCGCGGACGTCCGCAGCGTCGGCGTCCAGGGCGACGGCCGCACCTACGGCCACCCGATCGTCCTGCGCCCGGTGTCGAGCGAGGACGCCATGACGGCCGACTGGTCGCGTCTGCCCTACGACGTCCTCGCGAAGATCTCGACGCGGATCACGAACGAGGTCGCGGACGTCAACCGAGTCGTCCTCGACGTGACCTCGAAGCCGCCGGGCACCATCGAGTGGGAGTAG
- a CDS encoding pyridoxamine 5'-phosphate oxidase family protein gives MTANTAANWAAFTGAEPALARIAEDRFGAFTHHVLATLRADGSPRTSGLEVRFLDGELWLGMMPGSLKALDLNRDPRFTLQANPGPGTGMGGGDVRVGGLAIGVEDGEAKRAYAKEVEPPEPFHLFRTELTEVVRTYVEDDKYLVVEVWKPGKPLRTVRRT, from the coding sequence ATGACAGCGAACACGGCAGCCAACTGGGCCGCTTTCACCGGGGCGGAGCCCGCACTGGCGAGGATCGCGGAGGACCGCTTCGGCGCCTTCACCCATCACGTTCTCGCCACGCTCCGCGCGGACGGCTCCCCGCGCACCTCCGGCCTCGAGGTCCGTTTCCTCGACGGCGAACTGTGGCTCGGCATGATGCCCGGCTCGCTCAAGGCCCTCGACCTGAACCGCGACCCGCGCTTCACGCTCCAGGCGAACCCGGGGCCGGGCACCGGGATGGGCGGCGGTGACGTACGGGTCGGCGGGCTGGCGATCGGAGTCGAGGACGGCGAGGCGAAGAGGGCGTACGCGAAAGAGGTGGAACCGCCGGAGCCGTTCCACCTCTTCCGCACCGAGCTGACCGAGGTCGTACGGACCTACGTCGAGGACGACAAGTACCTGGTCGTCGAGGTCTGGAAGCCCGGCAAGCCCCTGCGCACCGTCAGGCGCACCTAG
- a CDS encoding class II aldolase/adducin family protein: MHGTPGGTPTPPPALPNDRLRFAMPPMHDSVDDERRHRKERLAGALRIFGRLGFEDGVSGHITARDPEYSDCFWVNPFGMSFRHVTVSDLVLANSDGQVIEGRYHVNQAAFTVHSQVHAARPDVVAVAHCHSVHGRALSALGDLLDPITQESCAFYEDHALYDAYTGVAVDAEEGRRIAAALGSRKALVLRNHGLLTVGDSVDAAAWWFVSMERSAQVQLTAKAAGRPLLIDHRLATATREQLGGDLVAWINYQPLWQDISRSEPDLLS; this comes from the coding sequence ATGCACGGGACCCCCGGGGGCACGCCCACTCCGCCCCCCGCCCTCCCGAACGACCGGCTGCGGTTCGCGATGCCGCCCATGCACGATTCGGTCGACGACGAACGCCGTCACCGCAAGGAGCGGCTCGCGGGCGCCCTGCGGATCTTCGGACGGCTCGGCTTCGAGGACGGCGTGTCGGGGCACATAACGGCGCGCGACCCCGAGTACAGCGACTGTTTCTGGGTCAACCCGTTCGGGATGTCCTTCAGGCACGTCACCGTGAGCGACCTGGTTCTCGCCAACTCCGACGGGCAGGTGATCGAGGGCCGCTATCACGTCAACCAGGCCGCGTTCACGGTCCACTCCCAGGTGCACGCGGCCCGCCCCGACGTCGTGGCCGTGGCCCACTGCCACTCGGTGCACGGCCGGGCCCTGTCCGCACTCGGCGACCTGCTCGACCCGATCACCCAGGAGAGCTGCGCCTTCTACGAGGACCACGCCCTCTACGACGCCTACACCGGAGTCGCCGTGGACGCCGAGGAGGGCCGCCGCATCGCCGCCGCACTCGGCTCCCGCAAGGCGCTCGTGCTGCGCAACCACGGGCTGCTCACGGTCGGCGACTCGGTGGACGCGGCCGCCTGGTGGTTCGTGTCGATGGAACGGTCCGCCCAGGTGCAGCTCACCGCCAAGGCGGCCGGCCGCCCGCTCCTCATCGACCACCGACTGGCCACGGCGACCCGCGAACAGCTCGGCGGCGACCTGGTGGCATGGATCAACTACCAGCCGCTGTGGCAGGACATCAGCCGCAGCGAACCCGATCTGCTGAGCTAG
- a CDS encoding DUF4429 domain-containing protein: protein MAEIIQRDGTWAFDGTTVRITPGLHRSVPLFRQTYGEVAVPLEAVAGVVFEPERKRGRLRMRLREGADPLLQATGGRLPDAADPYRLQVDVDRAGVAEYVAEEIRRALMLDQVPKEPAKAYLLPGPPVPVSVRSSDGTVSFDGNQVRIDWADTSERVKRATGPRIITVGDLVQVEWLPNSGYEDGFLRFVTRETVFSKLPPEKDPYALDLWGSARRDLLTALVATAITARLPHPSTRNGGGYDELGARRTSAPAVPAPADHHDVLLRRLRELGDLHRDGVLTDEEFAMTKAAVLRGF from the coding sequence ATGGCCGAGATCATCCAGCGGGACGGGACCTGGGCCTTCGACGGCACCACGGTCAGGATCACGCCGGGTCTGCACCGCTCCGTGCCACTGTTCCGGCAGACGTACGGGGAGGTGGCGGTGCCCCTCGAAGCCGTCGCCGGCGTGGTCTTCGAACCCGAACGCAAGCGCGGACGGCTGCGGATGCGGCTGCGCGAGGGGGCCGACCCGTTGCTCCAGGCGACCGGTGGGCGGCTGCCGGACGCGGCCGATCCGTACCGGCTGCAGGTGGACGTGGACCGTGCCGGGGTCGCCGAGTACGTCGCCGAGGAGATCCGCCGGGCCCTCATGCTGGACCAGGTGCCCAAGGAGCCGGCCAAGGCGTACCTGCTGCCGGGACCGCCCGTTCCGGTCTCGGTCCGTTCCTCCGACGGCACCGTCTCCTTCGACGGCAACCAGGTGCGCATCGACTGGGCCGACACCTCCGAGCGGGTCAAGCGGGCGACCGGGCCACGGATCATCACGGTCGGCGATCTCGTCCAGGTGGAGTGGCTGCCCAACTCCGGCTACGAGGACGGCTTTCTGCGGTTCGTGACCCGCGAGACGGTCTTCTCCAAGCTGCCGCCGGAGAAGGACCCCTACGCCCTGGACCTGTGGGGCAGCGCCCGCCGCGACCTGCTCACCGCGCTCGTGGCCACCGCGATCACCGCCCGCCTGCCGCACCCGTCCACCCGCAACGGGGGCGGGTACGACGAGCTGGGGGCCCGCCGGACGTCGGCGCCCGCCGTCCCGGCCCCCGCCGACCACCACGACGTACTCCTGCGGCGCCTGCGGGAGTTGGGCGACCTGCACCGGGACGGGGTGCTCACGGACGAGGAGTTCGCGATGACCAAGGCGGCCGTACTGCGCGGCTTCTGA
- a CDS encoding DoxX family protein: protein MTHGMRTDTHTPYLDGHRSWRDSATRYALLPLRVFLGVTFIYAGLDKLTNSAFMKDSGSGSIGDMMRGVRNSSAIPALVDMALKNPVGFGYAIALGELAVGIGTLIGLLARLAALGGALISLSLWLTVSWSSDPYYYGNDLAYLMAWIPLVLAGASVFSLDAALRARRRQRAGSYR from the coding sequence ATGACTCATGGCATGCGCACCGACACGCACACCCCCTATCTCGACGGCCACCGGAGCTGGCGCGATTCCGCCACCCGATACGCCCTCCTTCCCCTCCGGGTCTTCCTCGGCGTCACCTTCATCTACGCCGGCCTCGACAAACTCACCAACAGCGCGTTCATGAAGGACTCCGGCAGTGGCTCGATCGGCGACATGATGCGCGGCGTCCGCAATTCCTCCGCCATCCCGGCCCTGGTCGACATGGCGCTGAAGAACCCCGTGGGCTTCGGTTACGCCATCGCCCTCGGCGAGTTGGCCGTCGGCATCGGCACCCTGATCGGTCTGCTCGCCCGCCTCGCCGCGCTCGGCGGCGCGCTGATCTCCCTCAGCCTGTGGCTGACCGTGAGCTGGTCCTCCGACCCGTACTACTACGGCAATGATCTTGCCTATCTGATGGCCTGGATCCCCCTCGTCCTCGCCGGCGCCTCCGTGTTCTCCCTGGACGCCGCACTCCGCGCGCGGCGAAGGCAGCGGGCCGGAAGTTACCGGTAG
- a CDS encoding PspC domain-containing protein, protein MTDHERAATGPGPGSGPRPAPGAGPQDAERAADAAPAAGAGPGSEAGTGAAPDPGSGGGPVAGPNPGAQHSPGTRPDPGAAAADPSARPNPGPGPDPGTRPGPGAGAAPDPGTPADSASGASSGTGADSRAGGRAGAQSEGGPDAKAAAAPRRLRRDRRYKTLAGVCSGLGRQCDMDPVIFRITLVVLSMTGGIGLIFYGFAWLLVPYEDEEENEVRKLLTGRVDGQALTAVLFALVGCGVFLTMLRNGSVLAFAVVLSLLLAGAGYWSRQRGAPDPDPLAAQAAADAPPEAQAPPVPASYPSWWRDPIVKDGTHVGGTGYLWGPQDSRDRDIAAAVNISLGNSWTDRAASIRTPRIPAPKPRGPRWIGGWVFLLAVGAGALGTGLTWDDHALGTSLQTGLACALTVFGLGIAFSAFLGRTGAGSVFLAIVTAALLGASAALPKDIDTHWERLAWQPAAVADVQPKYELGTGVGTLDFSKLSVGKGRTVSTDASVGAGRLKVIVPKDVTVQLSIHVGVGDIQLPGDRQKDVDVEPGKHKEVTLPPVARGRNTGTIDLDLHVGVGQAEVARAAS, encoded by the coding sequence ATGACAGATCACGAGCGCGCCGCGACGGGTCCGGGACCCGGCTCCGGCCCGCGCCCCGCTCCGGGCGCCGGGCCGCAGGACGCCGAGCGCGCCGCGGACGCCGCACCCGCGGCCGGGGCGGGACCCGGCAGCGAGGCCGGGACCGGCGCCGCTCCGGACCCCGGCAGCGGAGGAGGACCCGTCGCCGGGCCGAACCCCGGTGCCCAGCACAGCCCCGGTACTCGTCCGGACCCCGGTGCCGCCGCGGCAGATCCCAGTGCCCGGCCGAACCCCGGTCCCGGGCCGGACCCCGGCACCCGGCCGGGCCCCGGTGCTGGAGCTGCCCCAGACCCCGGTACCCCTGCCGACTCGGCATCCGGTGCCTCCTCCGGCACCGGCGCGGATTCGCGCGCGGGCGGGCGGGCGGGGGCGCAGAGCGAGGGGGGGCCGGACGCCAAGGCCGCCGCGGCCCCCCGCAGGCTCCGGCGCGACCGGCGGTACAAGACGCTGGCCGGGGTGTGTTCCGGGCTCGGGCGGCAGTGTGACATGGACCCGGTGATCTTCCGGATCACCCTCGTCGTGCTCTCCATGACCGGCGGCATCGGCCTGATCTTCTACGGCTTCGCATGGCTCCTCGTCCCGTACGAGGACGAGGAGGAGAACGAGGTCCGCAAGCTGCTGACCGGCCGAGTCGACGGCCAGGCGCTGACGGCGGTGCTGTTCGCGCTGGTCGGCTGCGGCGTGTTCCTCACCATGCTGAGGAACGGCAGTGTGCTGGCCTTCGCCGTCGTCCTCTCCCTGCTCCTGGCGGGCGCCGGCTACTGGTCTCGGCAGCGCGGCGCTCCCGACCCCGACCCGCTGGCCGCCCAGGCCGCCGCCGACGCCCCGCCGGAGGCGCAGGCCCCGCCGGTACCCGCCTCCTACCCCTCCTGGTGGCGCGACCCCATCGTCAAGGACGGCACGCATGTGGGCGGCACCGGCTATCTGTGGGGCCCCCAGGACTCCCGCGACCGGGACATCGCGGCGGCGGTCAACATCAGCCTGGGCAACTCCTGGACCGACCGCGCGGCGTCCATACGGACCCCGCGCATCCCGGCACCGAAACCGCGCGGCCCCCGCTGGATCGGCGGCTGGGTCTTCCTGCTGGCGGTGGGCGCCGGAGCCCTCGGCACGGGTCTCACGTGGGACGACCACGCGCTGGGCACCAGCCTGCAGACCGGGCTCGCCTGCGCGCTGACCGTCTTCGGTCTGGGCATCGCGTTCAGCGCGTTCCTGGGGCGCACGGGAGCGGGGTCGGTCTTCCTGGCCATCGTCACGGCGGCCCTGCTCGGCGCGTCGGCCGCGCTGCCCAAGGACATCGACACCCACTGGGAACGCCTGGCCTGGCAGCCGGCCGCGGTCGCGGACGTACAGCCGAAGTACGAGCTCGGCACCGGCGTCGGCACGCTGGACTTCAGCAAGCTGAGCGTGGGCAAGGGGCGGACGGTGAGCACGGACGCCTCGGTCGGCGCGGGCCGGCTGAAGGTGATCGTGCCGAAGGACGTCACCGTGCAGCTGAGCATCCACGTGGGGGTGGGCGACATCCAGCTGCCGGGCGACAGGCAGAAGGACGTGGACGTGGAGCCGGGCAAGCACAAAGAGGTGACCCTGCCACCGGTCGCGCGCGGCAGGAACACCGGCACGATCGATCTCGATCTCCATGTCGGCGTCGGACAGGCGGAGGTGGCACGTGCTGCGTCATGA
- a CDS encoding ATP-binding protein, with protein sequence MPEAAAAPLVEPRPPRKLYRSSDGRWLGGVARGLAGHLGLPVIWVRLVFVGLFMADGLGALLYAAFWFFVPLGVGGVGGQRSPSLVGTETSPDGRRRLVARRPDRGQIVALLLMVVVALVFVGNVNLSGGAKVYLWPVVLVGAGVALVWRQADNARRARWVEVGSRRRTLTLLRAAGGVLLVTAGVSGVFVLQGSAAHLGSVLQAALAVLVGITLLAGPYLVRMTQDLSEERLMRIRAQERAEVAAHVHDSVLHTLTLIQRNAENANEVRRLARAQERDLRTWLYKPEGTGKDEADEPTTLADAVRRNAAEVEDKHGVPIEVVIVGDCPLDDGVGAQMQAAREAMVNAAKYGGDGGAVQVYAEVEGRTVFVSVRDRGPGFDLDSIPADRMGVRESIIGRMERNGGTARLRAVPDGGTEVELEMERAEKT encoded by the coding sequence ATGCCGGAAGCCGCCGCAGCGCCACTCGTCGAACCGCGGCCGCCGCGCAAGCTCTACCGCAGCAGCGACGGACGTTGGCTCGGTGGCGTGGCGCGGGGGCTCGCAGGGCACCTCGGGCTGCCCGTCATCTGGGTGCGCCTCGTCTTCGTGGGCCTGTTCATGGCGGACGGCCTCGGCGCGCTGCTGTATGCCGCGTTCTGGTTCTTCGTGCCGCTCGGCGTCGGCGGCGTCGGCGGACAGAGATCCCCGTCACTGGTCGGCACCGAGACCTCACCCGACGGCCGCCGCAGACTGGTCGCCCGCAGGCCGGACCGGGGTCAGATCGTCGCGCTGCTCCTCATGGTCGTGGTGGCCCTGGTCTTCGTGGGCAACGTGAATCTGAGCGGTGGCGCCAAGGTCTACCTCTGGCCCGTCGTCCTCGTCGGCGCGGGCGTCGCCCTCGTCTGGCGCCAGGCGGACAACGCCCGCCGGGCCCGCTGGGTCGAGGTCGGCAGCCGACGGCGCACGCTCACCCTGCTGCGTGCGGCGGGCGGTGTCCTCCTCGTCACCGCGGGCGTCTCCGGTGTCTTCGTGCTGCAGGGCTCCGCCGCTCACCTCGGCTCCGTCCTGCAGGCGGCCCTCGCGGTCCTCGTCGGGATAACGCTCCTCGCGGGGCCGTATCTCGTCCGTATGACCCAGGACCTCTCCGAGGAGCGGCTGATGCGCATCCGCGCACAGGAGCGCGCCGAGGTCGCCGCCCATGTCCACGACTCCGTGCTGCACACCCTGACCCTGATCCAGCGCAACGCGGAGAACGCGAACGAGGTGCGCCGCCTCGCCCGCGCCCAGGAGCGCGACCTGCGCACCTGGCTCTACAAGCCCGAGGGCACCGGCAAGGACGAGGCCGACGAACCCACCACGCTCGCCGACGCGGTGCGGCGCAACGCAGCGGAGGTGGAGGACAAGCACGGTGTCCCCATAGAGGTCGTCATCGTCGGCGACTGCCCGCTCGACGACGGCGTCGGCGCACAGATGCAGGCCGCGCGCGAGGCGATGGTGAACGCCGCCAAGTACGGTGGCGACGGCGGCGCCGTACAGGTCTACGCCGAAGTCGAGGGAAGGACGGTCTTCGTGTCGGTCCGGGACCGCGGCCCCGGTTTCGACCTGGACTCGATACCCGCCGACCGCATGGGCGTCAGAGAATCGATCATCGGCCGCATGGAGCGCAACGGCGGCACGGCGCGGCTGCGCGCGGTGCCGGACGGCGGCACGGAGGTCGAGCTGGAGATGGAGAGGGCGGAGAAGACGTGA